The Henckelia pumila isolate YLH828 chromosome 2, ASM3356847v2, whole genome shotgun sequence genome includes a window with the following:
- the LOC140882109 gene encoding putative late blight resistance protein homolog R1B-16: MAAYGAVVSLTRILQQIKDPHSPVRHEKQQIQSLQEKVSFLLDFLENYSVCTDKVVKDLEIKIRDAAYRAEDIIESYISTSILSRLDGVNSIGVFETFRRDMDKIIQQTNSMQQEVKRVLELNHVQQRKNTLHVDRSRLTFTNTSTTPSMVGLYKDKDKIKDWLTSSSSKREVISIVGMGGIGKTTLARKLLDDPLVVCQFDVRAWVTVSQEYQMREIFAGLLNSIIKLNSEVGKASCADLGERLYKSLKGRKYMIVMDDVWDAKVWDEVKRFFPDEDNESRVVLTTRLKNVGDDAASFDYRHDMRPLNFGESWHLFCQKAFGGDWCPPCLEGITLEIIENCKGLPLSIVVIGGLLSMDKTAGYWKTIATAMKSFLSTDGGQCSNIFSLSYDHLPAHLKPCYLYFAIFPEDYIVRRSDIIMLWIAEGFIKPKESKSLEDIAEECLEDLLNRSLIMVLKLGRDGKVKTYRIHDLLRDFCITQAQKEKFLCIATHPEGIRSERRLSIQPSTPMKSNKYIFNSNGPPSTVRSLLLYGENADISVSEPSLGLIRVWDMRSGKCLSGFPTEVVRLVHLRYLSLCFLGDRVPASISSLWGLQTLVINSAGYATHLPMKIWTMLHLRHVEIRYNYCYLPDPPTSNLVILANLQTLLGIINFRLTDEIIKKIPKLKRLKVIYTKDWSHYHLSNIVYLNKLESLYLELSYNHKLAFPQNFKFPAALKKLTLVSVGLLWEDLTVVGSLPNLEVLVLHYDSCTGAVWEPNEEEFRHLKSLHLYNLDLVEWRAVDSHFPKLEWLKIIRCMKLKEIPIEIGNIPTLEKIELDSRIPPSVVTSVEQILDQQRSLGNDALQLFIL, translated from the coding sequence ATGGCAGCTTATGGTGCAGTTGTATCTCTTACGCGGATTCTTCAACAAATCAAGGATCCTCATAGCCCTGTTCGTCATGAAAAGCAACAGATCCAATCCCTCCAAGAAAAGGTCAGTTTCTTATTAGATTTTCTGGAGAATTATTCTGTTTGTACTGACAAAGTGGTCAAAGATTTGGAAATCAAAATTAGAGATGCAGCTTATAGAGCTGAGGACATCATCGAGTCTTATATATCCACTTCAATTTTATCGCGACTTGATGGAGTAAATAGTATAGGAGTATTCGAAACCTTTCGCCGAGACATGGATAAAATCATACAACAAACAAATTCCATGCAACAAGAGGTGAAGCGTGTGTTGGAGCTAAACCATGTGCAGCAAAGGAAGAATACCTTGCATGTCGATAGATCAAGACTCACCTTTACTAATACAAGTACTACCCCCTCTATGGTTGGATTGTATAAAGACAAGGACAAAATAAAGGATTGGCTTACGAGTTCATCTTCCAAACGTGAAGTCATTTCGATTGTTGGGATGGGAGGCATTGGGAAAACTACTTTAGCGCGAAAACTATTGGATGACCCACTCGTTGTTTGTCAGTTTGATGTTCGTGCTTGGGTAACAGTATCTCAAGAATATCAGATGCGTGAGATCTTTGCAGGGCTTCTAAATTCAATAATCAAGCTCAATTCTGAAGTGGGAAAGGCAAGTTGTGCAGATTTAGGCGAACGTCTTTACAAAAGTTTAAAAGGTAGGAAGTATATGATTGTGATGGATGATGTGTGGGATGCTAAGGTATGGGATGAGGTCAAGAGGTTTTTTCCTGATGAAGATAATGAAAGTCGGGTTGTTTTGACAACTCGGCTAAAAAATGTGGGAGATGATGCAGCCTCTTTTGACTATCGGCATGACATGAGGCCTCTTAATTTCGGTGAGAGTTGGCACTTGTTTTGTCAGAAGGCGTTCGGAGGAGATTGGTGCCCTCCTTGTTTGGAGGGAATTACCCTGGAGATTATAGAAAATTGTAAAGGACTTCCACTCTCAATAGTTGTGATTGGTGGTCTCCTATCCATGGACAAGACTGCTGGTTACTGGAAGACTATTGCCACTGCTATGAAATCATTTCTGTCTACAGACGGAGGCCAATGTTCGAACATCTTCTCATTGAGTTACGATCACTTGCCAGCTCACTTAAAACCTTGTTATCTATATTTTGCGATTTTCCCAGAAGATTACATCGTCCGAAGGTCTGACATTATCATGTTATGGATTGCTGAAGGATTTATAAAGCCAAAAGAGTCTAAAAGCTTGGAAGATATTGCAGAGGAATGTTTGGAAGATCTTTTGAATAGGAGTCTTATTATGGTTCTTAAACTGGGGCGTGATGGCAAAGTGAAGACATACAGAATCCATGATCTTTTGAGAGACTTTTGCATAACTCAAGCTCAAAAAGAGAAGTTTCTTTGTATCGCCACTCATCCTGAAGGTATAAGAAGTGAACGTCGTCTTAGTATTCAACCATCCACTCCTATGAAATCAAATAAGTATATTTTTAACTCAAATGGACCACCGTCGACAGTCCGATCACTTCTGTTGTACGGTGAAAATGCTGACATAAGTGTTAGTGAGCCTAGTTTGGGATTGATAAGAGTATGGGATATGAGATCTGGAAAGTGCTTGAGTGGATTTCCGACAGAAGTAGTTAGACTAGTGCATTTACGGTACCTTTCTCTTTGTTTTTTGGGGGATAGAGTTCCTGCATCTATATCCTCACTTTGGGGGCTTCAAACCTTAGTTATCAACTCGGCCGGTTATGCTACTCATTTACCCATGAAAATATGGACGATGCTACATTTAAGGCATGTAGAAATCAgatataattattgttatttaCCGGATCCTCCCACTTCAAACTTAGTTATTCTGGCCAACCTTCAAACTCTCTTGGGGATAATAAATTTCAGACTTACGGATGAGATCatcaaaaaaattccaaaactaAAGAGACTGAAAGTGATTTATACCAAGGATTGGTCCCATTACCATCTTAGTAATATCGTTTACCTAAATAAACTGGAGTCATTATATTTAGAACTCTCTTATAATCACAAGTTAGCTTTCCCACAAAACTTTAAGTTCCCAGCGGCACTAAAAAAGTTAACTTTGGTTAGTGTTGGGCTTCTTTGGGAAGATTTGACAGTGGTTGGTTCGTTACCCAATCTTGAAGTTCTCGTACTACATTATGATTCCTGCACAGGTGCAGTGTGGGAACCAAATGAGGAAGAATTTCGCCATCTAAAATCTCTGCATCTTTACAATTTAGATTTGGTGGAATGGAGAGCTGTTGATTCCCACTTTCCCAAGCTTGAGTGGCTTAAAATCATTAGGTGCATGAAATTGAAAGAGATCCCAATTGAAATTGGAAACATACCAACGCTTGAAAAGATCGAATTGGATAGTAGAATCCCCCCATCAGTTGTGACTTCTGTTGAACAAATTCTGGATCAACAACGGAGCTTGGGTAATGATGCCCTTCAACTTTTTATTTTGTGA